From one Ignavibacteria bacterium genomic stretch:
- a CDS encoding transposase: MKHPPRIYDEAFKRRALEMVAAGRTLASVARELGIDVKRLSYWKRTLGAAAAAGQKTPDELAAEVRALRKRAERAEMELAILKKAMSIFAAPPGRD; this comes from the coding sequence ATGAAACATCCACCTCGCATTTATGATGAAGCATTTAAACGTCGCGCCCTGGAGATGGTAGCTGCGGGACGTACGCTGGCCTCGGTGGCCCGTGAGCTTGGCATCGACGTCAAGCGACTATCGTACTGGAAGCGTACGCTTGGAGCTGCAGCAGCTGCCGGGCAGAAGACACCTGACGAGCTTGCCGCCGAAGTACGAGCCTTGCGTAAGCGCGCTGAGCGTGCAGAAATGGAACTGGCCATTTTAAAAAAAGCGATGTCGATCTTTGCCGCTCCGCCGGGAAGGGACTGA
- a CDS encoding IS3 family transposase, which produces MKYMFINNHRHCWPVRLQCHVLQVSASGYYAWLKRPEPQLSDDERKLVRAMREIDEKSNHTFGSRRMYKELRRGNLVAGRHKMRRLMREDGIRVKRTPRRALVQTTDSQHQHPVADNRLNRNFTVTKPNTVWAADITYVQTNAGYVYLAVVMDLFSRRIIGWHLSETITQQLTITALWKAWKNRSYATGMLIHSDRGSQYAAAGYRQFLTDYCKATQSMSRKGNCWDNAPVESFFATLKTEEFNDINFVDLEHLKRQAAHYIENIYNRRRLHSTLGYTTPVDFENNYFRNQKHLP; this is translated from the coding sequence CTGAAATACATGTTTATCAACAACCACCGGCACTGTTGGCCGGTGCGCCTGCAGTGCCATGTGCTGCAGGTGAGTGCCAGCGGCTACTATGCCTGGTTAAAGCGACCTGAACCTCAGCTTAGTGACGATGAGCGCAAGCTGGTGCGTGCCATGCGCGAGATTGATGAGAAGTCCAACCATACCTTCGGCAGCCGCCGGATGTACAAGGAACTGCGGCGAGGCAACCTTGTGGCAGGCCGTCACAAAATGCGCCGGCTGATGCGGGAAGACGGCATCCGTGTCAAGCGCACGCCCAGGCGTGCGTTGGTGCAAACTACCGACTCGCAACATCAGCACCCGGTGGCCGACAATCGGCTCAATCGCAACTTTACCGTCACGAAACCGAACACCGTCTGGGCTGCCGACATCACCTATGTACAGACCAACGCTGGCTATGTGTACTTGGCGGTGGTGATGGATTTGTTCTCGCGTCGCATCATTGGCTGGCATCTGTCAGAGACGATCACGCAACAGCTCACCATCACGGCACTCTGGAAGGCCTGGAAGAACCGTTCTTATGCCACCGGCATGCTCATTCATAGTGATCGCGGTTCGCAGTATGCTGCGGCAGGCTATCGCCAGTTTCTGACTGACTACTGTAAAGCAACGCAGAGCATGAGCCGCAAGGGAAACTGCTGGGACAACGCACCAGTAGAATCCTTTTTTGCCACGCTCAAGACCGAAGAATTCAACGACATCAACTTCGTCGATCTCGAGCACCTGAAGCGTCAGGCAGCACACTACATCGAGAACATTTATAATCGCAGACGACTGCATTCAACACTTGGATATACAACCCCCGTTGACTTTGAAAACAACTACTTTCGTAACCAAAAACACCTACCCTAA
- a CDS encoding T9SS type A sorting domain-containing protein has protein sequence MKTTTFVTKNTYPNVSIFMGPLQSSEYYAKYFRVSFGKYIRVDTVLSYFAAMDSVASSDLVSRAVRYLSSSNDPAFKQVQSMTQIAGTSTTPNNERRYTLLGYQYNLHLTKIPMAWEITKGSNQVYVGVDDQNTQFGLTDVVEHRDLHKVANGGNYLFPGFKSAGVPQTWDGTTKIIPAHQNHGFANLGVIAAEENTLGLVGFAPGVRVFQTHNQDDNRYAKLDVSATSGIQLPHVMSCAYILPSGTTGTYREAMENGIAVISSGPNGENKVSYEPVTTAPYILSGIDVDYNDPDFSPLGGLVLTHATDPQKDVKILAVEQYSHSLVRGGLQDCPIFNSFGYGPEWDFNQPMCLGLGKFSTASTQSTRAGDKTLAYIDVVVPANYLGLLLDGSTSKYEEYCAGNSRAVPQAAAIVGLMNSVHDRLGKTGLDVQRRVYDIVTFTADKILDLQPGHTAAQSMASESGPGNDAYSTVVPNSTSPEYRVFKVPNRAFAEQYSYLLDGSGKLKTGYIDQTNDALHRYWAPRFGFGRINAFRCVAHSIPGTNGAGQENVKYQYSGSDDLDWAKGHALSGTTYLHLGKFKDATTKVLDAGGVAYTGEPAYMNNNGKTLVDVDLSVGTSQTLVVDGILTTSLSSNFKKIATSSTGRILATGWVENVDLEGLVRASDLRIKRTAAGTALKTTGSSELHDTTWLRGSGDIVVSSGTLTLQPGATVYLYDGAKIIVKAGAELKLKHGARILDKETTKLANRIVLEQKNGATPGGKLTIESKVEEAVIDAEVQVNDDAQFTVNDAEGEAFPSVWIHKVTVETGGKVSLADKAFIKRVNPSSTTPALILKSSNGLVVAGSATVRLDAPVEVQSGSKLEVGTSATLKVGALTVQSNGSLIAKAGATVQFFDDENTIRGKFSGEGAPGNLARFKATNESSGSCSALTRKNFVRLIVEPDKWVYNTNTPGTQPLDQVLMAYFHAQDAEFTNVYTTIKNMPVLARVGGVLQAGKMKSCTFKADRSVYVAAGMEAAFRSKPLFLVSVSKDSRLFQKARQTSVGVPGAIYQQGLNLIRYLTVEGCKFHDAGGKITSTNYRGLVQSILESLGGDYPVSGLKVTSLSKITMTGSTFAFLHTGVNAENVTGHFSGNIFGGHADGIACGSATICNNTFSGCVQGVRATAGNNQVFDNTFGGTMTSTTNTLFGSGVQVDFIGSGYLQSLGGNAECRNNELENYGSGLHAVRGVLQARDRFAFLAPNQNDRGKALVNGRNEFDGPVSGGSNPYFVGLERSDIYLGDAGVVQLECGKNVFSANQQFQLQKSNNVANVVVTTNDFGVALLANIRHNANIVPQGNDLQNGEHPYGAQCEATVRERAGEFECVILPVPDPDAFTPNYNLELLHPLNVKKFGIVVPSWDGIDTNYAKEIFTVSTSWLANAGLDVAIRMESIDNAVQSAQVHPKADSVTAVLLGTLQTLGLNTGAPLVLREKAVIGRVELLSRNERYDEAQFWLDTARAGMFAGYDSVNVDLLSTRLAIMADTSLTLVQSTDTLNALVTLETEHAKRPTGMNKEPIREVVRSGVGDVLFVVYPNPSRDHLTVRYEGKRMRDVTVRLLDMMGAELLRLWRSDVTFGSEIVITDTDLPNGTYLVEVGDGTSVGTAIISVVR, from the coding sequence TTGAAAACAACTACTTTCGTAACCAAAAACACCTACCCTAATGTGTCCATTTTTATGGGACCACTCCAGTCCTCGGAATACTATGCCAAGTATTTCCGCGTGTCCTTCGGCAAGTACATTCGCGTGGACACGGTCCTGTCGTATTTCGCAGCGATGGACAGTGTCGCTTCCTCCGACCTTGTCTCGCGGGCTGTACGGTATCTCTCATCTTCCAACGATCCGGCCTTCAAACAAGTCCAGTCGATGACGCAGATCGCCGGTACGTCGACGACACCGAACAACGAACGGCGGTATACGCTTCTGGGGTATCAGTACAACCTGCACTTGACGAAGATTCCCATGGCATGGGAGATCACCAAGGGAAGCAATCAGGTCTACGTGGGCGTCGATGACCAGAATACCCAGTTCGGTCTTACGGACGTCGTAGAACATCGGGACCTGCATAAGGTTGCCAACGGCGGGAACTATCTCTTCCCGGGATTCAAATCGGCAGGAGTACCGCAGACGTGGGATGGCACGACGAAGATCATCCCTGCACACCAGAACCATGGCTTTGCCAATCTCGGCGTGATTGCAGCCGAAGAGAATACTCTCGGTCTGGTAGGGTTCGCACCCGGTGTACGAGTATTCCAGACGCACAATCAAGACGATAATCGGTACGCCAAACTTGACGTTTCGGCCACATCAGGAATACAACTTCCTCATGTCATGTCCTGCGCCTATATACTTCCGAGTGGTACGACAGGAACCTACCGGGAGGCGATGGAGAACGGCATCGCCGTCATCTCCAGTGGACCGAACGGAGAGAACAAGGTGTCATACGAACCGGTCACAACCGCGCCCTATATTCTCAGTGGTATTGATGTCGACTACAACGATCCTGACTTCAGCCCGTTGGGTGGCTTGGTTCTGACCCATGCGACCGACCCGCAAAAGGATGTCAAGATTTTGGCCGTCGAGCAGTACTCGCACTCGCTGGTACGTGGTGGCCTTCAGGACTGCCCAATCTTCAATTCCTTCGGATACGGGCCGGAGTGGGACTTCAACCAGCCGATGTGTCTCGGTCTGGGCAAATTCTCGACAGCGAGTACGCAGAGTACCCGCGCAGGCGACAAAACCCTTGCCTATATCGATGTCGTCGTTCCAGCCAACTACCTTGGACTACTGCTGGACGGCTCGACCTCGAAGTACGAAGAGTACTGTGCAGGAAATTCCCGCGCCGTTCCGCAGGCCGCTGCTATTGTTGGCCTCATGAATTCGGTGCACGACCGTTTGGGCAAGACCGGTCTGGATGTACAACGGAGAGTGTATGACATCGTCACGTTCACTGCCGACAAGATTCTGGATTTGCAACCCGGTCATACGGCTGCACAATCGATGGCCAGTGAATCCGGTCCGGGCAACGACGCATATTCGACCGTTGTGCCTAATAGCACATCTCCGGAATATCGCGTGTTCAAGGTACCGAACAGGGCATTCGCCGAGCAGTACAGCTATCTGCTCGATGGATCGGGCAAACTCAAGACCGGCTACATCGACCAGACGAACGACGCGCTCCACCGGTACTGGGCTCCACGGTTCGGCTTCGGACGTATTAATGCCTTCCGTTGCGTTGCGCACTCCATACCCGGAACGAACGGTGCCGGTCAGGAGAACGTGAAGTACCAGTATTCGGGCTCCGACGACCTCGACTGGGCGAAAGGACATGCCCTCAGTGGCACGACCTATCTCCATCTCGGCAAGTTCAAGGATGCCACGACGAAGGTCCTCGACGCTGGTGGAGTCGCCTACACGGGTGAACCAGCCTACATGAACAACAACGGCAAGACACTCGTGGATGTTGATCTTTCGGTAGGGACGAGCCAGACGCTGGTCGTCGATGGTATCCTCACCACGAGCCTGTCGAGCAACTTCAAGAAGATCGCGACCTCTTCCACGGGGAGAATACTGGCCACAGGATGGGTGGAGAACGTCGACTTGGAAGGACTCGTCCGTGCCTCCGACTTACGGATAAAGCGGACGGCAGCAGGCACAGCCCTCAAGACCACGGGCAGCAGCGAACTGCACGATACCACATGGCTCCGTGGCAGTGGCGACATCGTCGTCTCCTCTGGGACCCTCACGCTCCAGCCGGGAGCCACGGTCTACCTCTATGACGGTGCCAAGATCATTGTCAAGGCCGGTGCGGAACTCAAGCTCAAGCATGGAGCACGTATCCTCGACAAGGAGACGACGAAACTGGCCAACAGGATCGTCCTCGAACAGAAGAACGGAGCCACACCGGGGGGCAAACTCACGATCGAGTCGAAGGTTGAAGAAGCCGTCATCGATGCGGAAGTGCAAGTGAACGACGACGCGCAGTTCACGGTCAACGATGCCGAGGGTGAAGCCTTCCCGAGTGTCTGGATTCATAAGGTAACGGTCGAGACAGGAGGCAAGGTTTCCTTGGCGGACAAAGCCTTCATCAAACGCGTGAATCCCTCTTCGACAACGCCTGCTCTGATCCTCAAGTCCTCGAACGGACTCGTGGTAGCGGGAAGCGCAACGGTCCGGCTGGACGCGCCGGTGGAAGTCCAGAGTGGCAGCAAACTCGAAGTCGGTACGTCGGCCACGCTGAAAGTGGGAGCACTGACGGTACAATCCAATGGTTCGCTCATCGCGAAGGCGGGTGCTACGGTACAGTTCTTCGACGACGAGAATACAATCCGTGGAAAGTTCAGCGGAGAAGGTGCTCCCGGAAACCTCGCACGGTTCAAGGCCACGAACGAATCGAGTGGCTCGTGTTCGGCTCTGACACGGAAGAACTTCGTACGTCTCATCGTAGAACCGGACAAGTGGGTATACAACACGAACACACCGGGTACGCAGCCACTGGATCAGGTCCTCATGGCATACTTCCATGCGCAGGATGCAGAGTTCACCAACGTATATACGACGATCAAGAACATGCCTGTCCTTGCACGGGTGGGTGGTGTCTTGCAGGCAGGGAAAATGAAAAGCTGCACGTTCAAGGCTGACCGCAGCGTTTATGTAGCGGCAGGGATGGAAGCAGCCTTCCGGTCAAAGCCTCTGTTCCTTGTAAGTGTCAGCAAGGATAGTCGTCTGTTCCAGAAGGCCCGGCAGACGAGTGTCGGTGTTCCGGGAGCCATCTACCAGCAAGGTCTTAACCTCATTCGATACCTCACTGTGGAGGGCTGCAAATTCCACGACGCAGGAGGCAAAATCACGAGCACGAACTATCGTGGGCTTGTTCAGAGCATTCTTGAAAGTCTCGGCGGCGACTATCCGGTTTCAGGTTTGAAGGTCACGTCGCTGTCGAAGATCACGATGACGGGCAGCACCTTCGCCTTCCTCCATACAGGAGTCAACGCAGAAAACGTTACGGGGCACTTCTCAGGCAACATTTTCGGCGGTCATGCCGATGGCATCGCCTGTGGATCGGCCACGATCTGCAACAACACCTTCAGTGGCTGTGTGCAGGGTGTTCGGGCAACAGCGGGCAACAATCAGGTCTTCGACAACACCTTCGGTGGAACAATGACGTCCACAACCAACACACTCTTCGGTAGTGGCGTACAGGTGGACTTCATCGGCTCGGGATACCTCCAGTCGCTGGGGGGCAATGCCGAATGTCGGAACAACGAGCTGGAGAACTACGGCAGTGGCCTCCATGCCGTGCGCGGAGTCCTGCAAGCCCGTGACCGCTTCGCCTTCCTTGCGCCGAACCAGAACGACCGTGGAAAGGCTCTCGTCAATGGACGGAACGAGTTCGATGGACCGGTTAGCGGTGGTTCAAACCCGTACTTTGTTGGTCTTGAACGGTCGGACATCTACCTTGGAGATGCGGGCGTCGTCCAGTTGGAATGTGGCAAGAACGTTTTCAGCGCGAACCAGCAGTTCCAGCTACAGAAATCCAACAACGTGGCGAACGTCGTCGTGACGACGAACGACTTCGGCGTTGCTCTACTGGCGAATATCCGTCACAATGCCAATATCGTTCCACAGGGTAATGACCTCCAGAATGGCGAGCATCCCTATGGAGCGCAGTGTGAAGCGACCGTTCGTGAACGTGCCGGAGAGTTCGAATGTGTGATATTACCGGTACCGGACCCGGATGCCTTCACGCCGAACTACAACCTCGAACTTCTGCATCCCCTGAACGTGAAGAAGTTCGGTATCGTCGTACCGTCGTGGGATGGCATCGACACGAACTATGCCAAGGAAATCTTCACGGTGTCGACTTCGTGGCTTGCGAATGCCGGTCTGGATGTTGCTATCCGCATGGAATCTATCGACAATGCTGTGCAGTCTGCACAGGTCCACCCGAAGGCCGACTCGGTGACTGCCGTCCTCTTGGGTACCTTGCAGACTCTGGGTCTGAACACCGGAGCCCCGCTCGTCCTGCGGGAGAAGGCCGTCATCGGACGGGTCGAACTCCTTTCCCGAAATGAACGCTACGACGAGGCACAGTTCTGGCTCGACACGGCCCGGGCAGGGATGTTCGCTGGATACGATTCCGTGAACGTCGACCTGCTGAGTACGCGGCTCGCCATCATGGCTGACACGTCGCTGACGCTCGTGCAGTCGACCGATACCCTCAACGCTCTGGTTACGTTGGAAACAGAACACGCCAAACGACCTACTGGGATGAACAAGGAGCCAATTCGGGAAGTGGTACGCTCGGGAGTGGGAGACGTGCTATTCGTCGTCTATCCCAATCCGAGCCGTGACCATCTCACGGTACGCTACGAAGGGAAACGTATGCGTGATGTGACCGTGCGTCTTCTCGACATGATGGGTGCTGAACTCCT